In a genomic window of Ranitomeya imitator isolate aRanImi1 chromosome 5, aRanImi1.pri, whole genome shotgun sequence:
- the LOC138638668 gene encoding uncharacterized protein, translating to MSTNEQDCVRALIEMYRSLPCLWKIKSKDYSNRYMKREAYEKLVAVYREYHPTETVDENIVRKKIQALRTVFKKEVNKVENSKKSGAGTEEVYVPRLWYYDLMAFTRDQEIPRPCQTVTSLCEPSPEDILPESPDDHVPLQQRETTEANNVQSPQSSSSPSVEEQTCPLRPSRKRKSTAATPVDLLAVANSILSKHVTTKLSPFASLVEERLNRLDDTQRSHAERIMFDVMNAAAAGKLCDTSTLSIDVRQPSAHFYWGHQQEPMHSTPVRRPGPHNSQFRTPPAPPSFGDLSQGPPIATHHYSEMDTYYQNL from the exons atgtctacaaatgagcaggactgtgttcgggcactcatagagatgtaccgctccctgccctgtttgtggaagataaaatctaaggattatagcaaccgttacatgaagagagaagcgtatgagaagctggtggccgtctacagggagtatcatcccacagagaccgtggatgaaaacattgtgaggaaaaagatccaggctctccgcacagttttcaaaaaagaggtcaacaaagtggaaaattctaagaagtctggggccggaactgaggaagtctatgtgcccaggctgtggtattacgacctgatggcattcactagagaccaagaaatccctcgcccgtgccagactgtgactagcctttgtgagccatcgcccgaagatatcctgcctgagtctcctgacgaccat gtgcctctgcaacagcgggaaacaacggaagcgaacaatgtccagtcccctcagtcctccagtagcccgtctgtcgaggagcagacatgtccactgcgcccatctagaaaaagaaaatcaacagcagccacacctgtggatctcctggcagtggccaacagcatcttgtccaagcacgtcacaaccaaactctccccattcgcatccttggttgaggaacgtttaaacagactggatgatacccaaagatctcacgcggagagaataatgtttgacgttatgaacgcggcagccgcaggaaaactatgcgacacatcaacattgagcattgacgtccgtcagcccagtgcccatttttattggggacaccaacaggagcccatgcacagcactcctgtccgcagacctgggccacataattctcagttccggacaccacctgcacccccttcttttggtgacttatcacaaggacctcctatagccacgcaccactacagtgagatggacacttactaccaaaatttgtag